In Miscanthus floridulus cultivar M001 chromosome 8, ASM1932011v1, whole genome shotgun sequence, the sequence GCACTTCTAAATAAATATTATAGGTTGTTAAGCTGTTTAGCTGTCTCTATTGCCTGATAGCAACCAACACAGCAAAAAAGTAAAAACATAGTGGGGAGAAGCTTCAGGTCGCTATAACCTGCTATTTTCAACGTTGTTCTTCACTCACGGGCTAGATCAGCTATCTCCATTGTAGCTTCTCTTTCTACTCGAGACTGATGAGAAGCTCATGGGGATGAGATCTAAGGCGGTATCCGCTATCTCGTTGCCTCTGATCCCAACATGTGCGATGACTGTCCACTTGTTCTCTTCCTCACGCATTCAACCGAGCTAGCCCTCCCTCACAACCCTAGTGCGTTCTAGATCCCGAAGGTTGGAGGTCACCCACGACTTGAAGACCGGCGAAAATAGATTCTCCACCTACCAATGGTAGAGCTAGCCTAGTGAAGGTGAAATTGGGATCCAACCCATCCCCTGCCTTGTCCAACTTGAAATTCCGAAGTAAGTCAAAGCTTATCCATGCTCAAGTCCGCAAATGCAAATAAGTAAGCCCAACAGTCTACACCTGTAAGTACTTCAGAAAAAAATCATGTAAAGCTAAATCAATCAGGTGTTCGAAACACAGAACACTTTTTTATAAGAAGAAAAAAAGTTTCTATATTTCATATGTAAGTTTTAGGCAATAATATTAAATAGTCAACAAATAAAAGGTCAACTCACAAGAGAGAATTCATAATTTTTTATAGCTAAACTACAACAAAATTGTATGTTACCCGAACAATAAAAAAATCAGACCCTAAACCATGCATCTGGCCATCCGGGAGAATTTTGAGTGCAGCTAAGCTTTCGAAGTCAAAATCCATACATGTCACAAGTCGTCGCGACACAAGGCCACATACGTGCAAAGTCTAGAAAATGACCAAGGAACATTGACTGCTGAAGAGTAATTAACTTAGAAAATGACGTGTAGAGCTTAGTTTAGTTTTTTTATATTAATGTAAGAACAATTAGTACAGATAAATATCACTCACAAAAACTGAATATGTTAAAACACCTAAAGATACAACATTCCAAGTCTATAAATGGCAATTGCAATTCACATTAAGACCTCCAATTCATGGAATTAGAGCTGAACTCCAAACCAAACAGGTGCATGCATATGCTTCATGGTGTAAGTTGGAGAGTAGAGTTGTACTTTATAGAGTTTATAGGAGTGGAGCTCTACTAAACATGTCCTTGACGacctttttatgattttttttttgtttactcAAGTGTGTTTCAAGTTATGTTCTAAGTCAAATGTTAATTTATTTAAAGTTTTAATTAGATTTTAGAGAAGACCATATCCGTGACACTAAATAGACAAGctataaatatatttcataataaatctaaCGATTTAGTAccataaatattttttataaacttgatcaaacacAAGATGATTTTACTTGGGTCATGTTTGGATCTTTAGAATTTGGTTGAATTGAATCACTTTTTTGGTCTAGCCTTGGTTGCGGTCAAGAATTGAAAACTGACATTAGAAGAATTTTGTTAGTCCGGAATTTTAACATGCATCAAGTTCCTGCGCTCCTCCTTTTGCTCGCAACCAGCCGCTTCCAAGCTTCTTCCCCCAGCGTGCACTTCTTATCTTACCTTCCATCGGATGAGACTAGTCGAGTGGTCTTCTTTCTCATCacccttcctttctctctctccacgGCCATCCGTAGAGAGCATAGCATGTACACGTTGTGGAGAGAAAGCATTTATTTCTTGTAGAGagccttagagcatctccaaaagtcttttttaaatctcactctctaaatcatcatttgaatAGTCATTTGTATAAATATCACTTTTCTATATATTTTCACTCTTcaatagtttttctatatctcatgcgtAGTCTAGAGAGCctattctcgtcttctatttttagCTAGCTGAAAAATCCGAAATAGAAGATGGTTATATTTGAACAACCATTTAGAGAAGCTATTGGAGGatagttttttttatcaaaatcaCTATTCCTAACATTTAGGAAGGAAATAGAGaatctcttagagatgctcttagctTTGGTTGTTGATTACGTATTTGCATACCCAAACATCTATTTGAATTCGATTCCAAGAAACAAATTCCATATCTAGCCAAACATAAAATAAAGGATTTTGAATCACTTTCTAGCCAATTCAACTCCTTTTTAAAACCTGCAATGGAATTTGATTGATGGAATGGCTTTTAATATCTAGGTTTCAAACAGGGTAGAATAAAGTTCGCAATGTGCTATTTTTTTAGAACGAACAATAGATAGGTTTTTTTTAGCAAACCACCATATCAAAATAACATATCATCATTTCACTTTGGACAATGTTGGAAATGCACTATTCTTTAGAACGAACCAATAGACGAGGACACGAGGTATATTCTTCTTAGCATAAACCAACCTATCAAAACGACATAACACCCTCTGTGAAACCTACCCACTTGAGTTGACATATGTGCAATCATCATTTCACTTTGGACAATGTTGGAAATGCACTATTCTTTAGAACGAACCAATAGACGAGGACACGAGGTATATTCTTTTTAGCATAAACCAACCTATCAAAATGACATAACACCCTCTGTGAAACCTACCCACCTGAGTTGACATATGTGCAAGAGCTACACTAGTTAGACAGACACGTATGTGCaagagttagggggtgtttggttcttcagttgctcctaaaattcatgtcacatcaaatgtttagatactaacaaggagcattaaatatagattaattacaaaatcaattacatagatgaaggctaatttctgagacgaattttttaagcctaattaatctgtcattagcatatgtttactgtggcaccacgttgtcaaatcattgattaattagacttaaaagattcgtctcgcaaattagtcacaagttatgcaattagttttgtaattagtttatatttaatacttcatacatgtatcaaacattcgatctgacagaaattttaggagttCCTGCATAAACCAAACAACCCCTTACACTAGACCGTTGAAGTTGAAGTTCGGGGTCTATGAAACCCCTAGCACCAGTCcaggttcgaaggctggcacaAACTTCTTAAGAACAAAATCAGGGGGGCATCTCTCTCCCCCGAGTCTTTTTTATGCAAGCATTTCAACTTGACAATAATATGCCCTCATACGTATATAACGTTGAGTGGAGAGGCCAATGAATTGTTGTACCTCATACCACAAACACTAGATTAGAGCATAAAGAGCATTTTATCTTTAACAGCATCTGGGCAAACAGAATTTAAAGCGTAGGCATATGCATTGACTTTACAGTTTACACTACATCAAATAAAAGCAGATCCATGGGTGTGAAATATCCCAGTACACGATAGTAATACAGGCGCAGGGCCATTATCAATCAGAATCAGaatcatgcctcctcttctgcttgtCTTTGCGGTGCCGCTTTGACCTGTCCTCAGAGTCATGCCTCCTCTCATGCTTGTCTCGCCTCCTCTCCTTTCCATCACCATGCTTATCTCGTTTTCGCTccttctcccctctcctctcatcACGTTCACGCCGCCTTTTCCCCTTCCTATCATCTTCCGAATCCTCCTGATTGGGTGCTGGTGGGAGGTCAGTCTGCTCAGGCTCCATTTGAGGATGATCAAGGTTCAAAGAACTCGACTCGCCCTCATCGCGATGAGCCCTGAAGTCATGGAGACAATTTTGCATTAGATATGTACCAAATACAATTAAATAAAAACACTGTAAGATTTATCAGACACTGCATATCACATTTCAATTTTCAACATGATATCACATTTCAAAAGAGGGATGGTTGCTCTCAAAACTGGATGCTTACTTGTACAATCCTAGACCTTGTACTTGTGCTGCTTCAGCATGCCCTGCTCCCAAGTCCTCTGCAGTTGATCCTCTCTTAATCAGCTCAGCATATTCATGCTTATCCAAGCGATTGCCCTTAGGTCGATTGCTGCGCTTAGGAGCTAAGCCAAGAGCCTCACGCATAGCCTGTTCCTCCTCTTCCTTCACTCTCCTGATTTCTTCCTTCAGAGCATCTTCCGTGTCAGATTTCTTATCCCGAGTATACCAGAAAAGGTCCTTTCCTGGAATAGATAGCCACAATCAATCATATCAACATGCAGAATTCATATGGCTATTAGTAATTAGCAAATCACAGGCCTCGAGAACTCAGTCCACAGCACTGCCATTCCAAGCAACTGTAAGCACAGAAGTGACAGAGCCATCAAGACAATTGACAAGCCCTGTCAGATACAAGCAGAGGGTTTTGCTACTATTAGTCTATGACATAATATAAGGTGGTCAACTGGTCATGACTAAAACCTATGGTACAAGTAAAGCATTGCAAAAGGTAGCAAAAACACACAGACACAAAGCATTATGGAACTGGCTCATGGGACCTATAATCCTATACAATGTTCACAAGGTATTCCTCCTAAAGATGAACAACTAAAAAGTTGTACAGCGTAAATGCTTAACTCTGATTGTACCAGGAATCTATTGGTTCATTTAGAGACATGAGTAGCTAGGTTGGCTAGCTTGCTCAGTTTATGCCCTTCACCTATGATTGACTTGATAAAAATCTAAACATATTTTATTTATAGGCCTACCTAAAGAGACATCCTGGTTCATCCAAACAGAAATGGTATCAATAAACTGTCAAGAGGAATGTTTTCAACAATAATTTTGTCAAACCTCCAGACTAACAGACTAGATGCACCCCTTACTTGAATAGGAGTAGCACATATGTACCACCAGTGAGCTGGTGCCAAGCTAAATCATTTCACATAACAGGACTAAGTTGAACAAGAAAAATAATCTGATGCTTATAACAGAGCAATAACATAGGAAAGTCCATATCTCAATATTCCACCAAGAAGGTTCAGTCAGTGAAGTATGCATAAAAAAAATGGACAGCAGGTAGATAAAAGGGCAGGATAATATTTACCTTTCTGCCATCTACCAACCGGAGCCTTAACACTATGACCAAGGTAATTTTCTCGATGCTTGTCAACCTTCACATCGTCCCATTTGAATTCTGCAGGAATAAATATACAGTTAGAACCACTGTCCCTTTTTATGTTCCATGGCATATAAAAAAGAAGCCAGAGTGCAAATGAAGTAAGAAAATGTAGACAGCAGTACATGATAATAATATGCAAAAGAGCTTCTAGCAAAGATCAAAAGGTATGCTTTGCCTGATAGTAGGTGGGGAATTCTCGGATGAGAAAAACTATGCAATTTGTGAAAACAAACTTCTAATACAAACAAAACGCACAGCGAAGCAAACCAGGCGGCATCCAAAAACTTGCAGGATTGAAAGTTCAAGATGTGTGTTCTGTAGCAAAAGGGGGTCCATTTGAAAAGAGAGCAGCCAGCATAAGATATGGTACAACTACACACCAATGCCTCAGTCAGAAGTGCAACACTCTCCTGAGTTTATCATAAACAACATAGCACTGGACTATATCACCATAACTGAAAGAACAATTctaaacaagataaacagcacAATCGAATAGACTAGCGAGGTAACTCCAATTAATCATTCTGTTCATTTTCTTGGATTACAGTTTCCTATTGTTACTTAGAGGAATCAAGCTGATCCCTTTGATGTATATGGCACCAAAACAGGGTAAAGCACATTCAATAAAGGGAATTAgctaattcgcaaaaaaaaaaagaattagcTTTCTTGATACAGTTCGAATCAAAGTATGAACAATAAATATATTTATACAGTACCTACACGTTTTGAGACATGGTATAGATATAGGGACCGTCAGACATTCTGCATGGACGCGGTGTTTGTGTTTCACCTTCACATATAAACAGCCTTAATCTAGGCCATTGCAGATGGAAAATCAGAATAAAGATAGCTTTGCTAACATTGATTCAGGCGATTTCACTGTGGCAGATTATCATGTTTGCTTTAAAAAGGATTATATATTTGATTTGAGGAAGACCCTCCGAACTGCCCTAGACACAAACGCGAGTAAAAGCGAAATCTCCTACGCAACAACAGAACAAAGGTGGCACGAAGTGGCTACAACGCCGATGGAGGAAAGCAATTTCCCAGCTGCCGCACGCATCGAAACCCTAGCAGCTAATCACGCGGTCGATTTCCTTCCGTGCAACGAGTAAGATCGGATCGAGATGCGGATGGGAAGGAGAGCGAGGGGAAAGGAGCTTACGATCTCTGCCGCCGCGGACGCCGCCTCTCGTGGGGTGGTACATCTCGGCGCTTCCGCGAGCTTCGGGACTTCAGGGGGAGGAGATTTTGGTGGGGGAGTTTCTGGGTCGACCGAAAGCGAGATGGAGACGACGACGAAATGACGAGGAGAGAGGTCGGCTACGGTTACTCGGGTCGGGCGCTGAGACCGTCGTATGGGCTAGTAAATGGAGGCCCAGTCAACGCGTTGACAGTTAAGCCCATTAAGCTCGTGGACAGAGAGAAAAATGGCTCTTGGCTCCTGCATTCGGCTTCGCCTGGTAAACATTGCTAAAAAGTCCGATTGACTTCTACTAATCGGAAAACTAGTCTTCTTTTTTCTCCTCCACCGTTCAATTTTTGCTTCTTGAGTGATTTTGATAGCAGTATTTGTTGACGTGGAGCCATACCTGATGCCACGTCAGCTATGAGCCTCTAACTATATGTCGAATATAATGATAGTTTAGGGTCAAACATACTTTTATCAAAATGTTGTAGaaacattttttttcaaaatattatCTCTCTTTTTAGAAAATATTATGCAATTAAAAATCCTAATTCTGATTCAATCTTGAACAATCATATAAATTttgttttagcttgttttttattttattttttgtaaAAAAACATGTTTTGTCTTGTGAAGCCTAGCTTAGAAATATTTTGACCTTATACATTCTTTTTTTGGTGTTTATTTGCTAGTAAATACTCTTATATCCGTTATAgttataattagtctatgtttaccTAGGAGTCCTACTGACTTCGCGATAGCAAAAGTGTCATGTAATAGTCGCGTACTTGATCTTACTTATATCACAAACACACGTGTCATTTATAAACGCATACACGCACATCCATCCATGTGAGCACAATTCCTGAGATTGTGGGCACACTGTTTACCATTGAAAAAAACAGCGTTGTGTGTTACATAATAGGGACAATTGGCCACGGGACATGCCAAATGAGCACCGACGGCTGGTGGACACCCCAAATCAGCAAAGTTGCTGCTGGACACTGTGTTTCCACTTTGAATTGCCAGAAGACACCGCGCCCTGGTTTCAGCCAAGAAAAGTGATGATTTGCCCAAATTGCCCTTGGCCCAACTGGTCAGCCCATTCCATCCGCCGCGACGCGGTCCTCGTCAGCGAGCCAGACAGCCTCCCAGACGAACCCACCCTCGCTGCCGCCGGCCGTCGAGCTCACGCCGTCGCCTCGCTGCTGCGCCCTTCCTCCGTACGACCGCACCATGCCTCCCTATCGGCGCATCGCAGCTCCCGCGCCTCTCCTCCCCGGTCGCCGTCGCCGGTGCTAGCCCGTCGCGGCGAGGACGCGGTAGCAGCCGCCAGTGCCTGTGGCCGCCGGACCACCTCCAGCCGAGCCGAGCAGCTCTGCGGGAGCACGCTGGCCGCTCCCGAActggccgcgccgcgcgccgccgttgAGCTGGCCACGCATGGCGGCGCTcgcgagcagcagctccgccgtGGCCCTCGCGGGCGCACGCGAGCAGCCGCTCCGCCacggcctcgccggcgcgcgcgacCAGCCGGTCCGTCGCGGCCTCGCGGGCACGCACGCGAGTAgcagctccgccgtgtcctcgcGGGCGCacgagcagcagctccgccgtGGCCTCGCGGGCAGGCAcgcgagcagcagctccgccgcGGCCTCGCCGGCACGGGCGAGCAGCCGGTCCGCACGGCCTCATGGGCACGCGTGCGAGTTGCGGCTCCGCCAtggcctcgccggcgcgcgcgagCAGCAGCTCTACTGCGGCCTCATGGGTGCGCGTGCGAGCTGCGGCTCCGCCATGGCCTCATGGGCGCATGTGTGCGCCAGCGCGGCCGGGAAGCCTCCTCCGGCCGGGAACAGCGGGCTCCGGCGCCTCCTTTGCCCCAAATTCATGACGCGTCCGCGCGGAGCTCGCCTTGCTGCCGGCGCCCTCTCCTCCGTTTCTCCTTCAACGGCGGGAGGCCGGCGGCCGGCACAGAGAAAGAAAGGGGGAGGAAGAAGAATGGGCTGACCAGTTGGGCCAAGGGCAATTTAGGCAAATCATCACCTTTCTTGGCTGAAACCGGGCGCGGTGTCTTCTGACAATTCAAAGTGGAAACACAGTGTCCAGCAGCAACTTTGCGGATTTGGGGTGTCCACCAGCCGTCGGTGCTCATTTGGCATGTCCCGTGGCCAATTGTCCCTATATAATATGATAAATTAAATTCGGAAAAGCGCATATACCTGCCTTGAATCTACGGACTCGAACCCATGGAGCGGGTTCAATGACAAGGAACCAAACCAGCTCACAACATTTTGTAACTTATTTCCACATCAATCGCATGGCTAATATTTTTGCTAATAATTCAAACCTCACCAAATAGAATTCATTTGCATGCTTGTAAACGAGAAACATAAAGCATCATATGCAGTAAAAGGACGTTTCTTTGTGATATGGTGGTATCTAGCTAGTTGGACATGTCCAAGCACCAATCACGTAGTTAAATTGTATGTTCGTTGCCCAGACTAGAAAAAAAAAGCAGCAGCAGCCATATCCATCTCATAGTGCTGAGATGTCACATATGTTCATACTAAATAGAATAAAGTATGAGATCAGTGGAGTCACTTAAACTCATACGTAGTGTGTCATTATCTTGGACAAATTATAACAAATAGCGAGATCATATAATATCCAATAAACACCAAAAGTTGATCGTATAAGAATCAAATAATTCCAAACTAGCTAGGTACCATAACGTAGAACATGATATTAGAAAAAAAATGGTTTTATATTTTTCTAAGCTAAAACAATTAttatataatatttttttctaataTTCAGATTTGGAATTTTTAATTGTAGAGCTTTTATGGGGAAAATATTTGGATAATATTTATACTATTTTATGATATTTTTATAAAGTATATCTAACTCCCTTGATTAACAATATAGATTGATTTACCTCCCTTACGATTGGAGTGGCACCGTGTCAATGGATCTAATGGTGCCGCGTCGACCAAAACCATTGTCAGAACCACTAGGGACCAAGATCAGATAATTTCAAATGAAGACAAAAAACATGTTTTCGGTTGGAGGAGTCGAATAAGACTTTGATTAACCTTTAGGGAGATCAATGTGAAAGGATTGAGATGCCACCTGAGAGAGGTGAATTGATGTTCCTAAAATGACTGAAGGCTTGGTCTACATCAGAGTTTTAGTCTGAACCAGAGATCTCTTACTAAGGTAATGAGTAACGAGAAGAACACAAATCAAGAGGGATTACATCTATTTAATTGATTCTATATTACCAAGGGTTGATGGAAATGTAGTGAGTTGATTCCTTCCAGAACCAACAACCACAAACATAAGAACAAGTAGATCGGGCGAAATCACCCAAAAATCAGCACAACAATAACATAAATAACAAGCAAAGAAGATACATGATTTATTTACCCAGGTTTGGTTCACCGTCGTGAATCCTACATCTTCGTTGATGAGTTTTCTAGGGAGGCAAGTCTCTTTCAAGCACTTAACATCAGCAAAGGACCCCAACAGAGGGACTTCGCCTTTCATTACCTTGATTTCTTCCTTTGTGGAGGCAAAATCAAAATCTTCACAGATTTCCTGTAGCGTGGCACCTATTGGGAGCTCGCTGGGCAACATCTAGGAGACTTCACCTTCTAGAGTAAAGAATGCTTCACGAAGTCCATAGGTGTTCAATGATAGGATTGCTCCCTCTTACAATCTTCAAGTGACAACATTTAAATGTTTTTTTTGTCTCTAAAATGGACTTTTGTTATTCAACCACCAAAATCCGATAGGGGCCTATATGGTTGTTCAAAATAGTTAGTTTGAAAACTTAGAAATCATATACGTAGTTTGCTTTCAAAACTACTTTCAAAGCATCATGCTCGAAGGTCATTAGAATTCAACAATGGCAAACGTCCATGGTTGGGGTAGCACGTAGGAATTGCAATGTGGGGCTTGTTCAGatctttggaattaaattcattctaataattataatttagatatagattaattaagctaatatagttatatatggaatatatttgtatattttttaTTAGGCATATAAGagacatacttatatgttgtatTTCTATTGTAAGGAAGGGAattgaagagtgtgctataagttggagaatagaATTATAGCATAATAATCTATAGAATCTATTttcatctcccaccctatgaatttgagatcgGTTTATTTGTGAGCTTAAGAAAGTTATGTAATGTCAAATTTAAAGTCAAATAGCATAATCCATTAAGGCCAAAATAAAAGAATCCAAACGGCCCCTAAATGTTGCACCATAACGTAGAGAATTTGTAATCATGACCATCTTTTTTTACTCCTACAAAACAGGATTAACAGAAAGTGCAGATCGAAAAAGCGAAAGAAGTCTCCACGGAAAACTTTATCTAGATAGAGGGCAGAGTGAAAAAGCGACAGGAATCCCCTATAAAAACTTTATCCAGAATTTGTTTCAAATCAAGAATCAAAAGTAAAGAAAAGGAAAACCCAAGGTGAACTTTCTGAAGGCTTCTTCCCCTTTCTCGTGCACCCACCCACACCCAGGGCGAGTCACTACTTCAGTCCACCCACCCATCTCATTTCTCAACCCAACCAGCCCCCGCACCTCAGGCCCAGGCAGATTCGATCGCGACGAGACGAGAAGACGAGATGGCGATGCGGACCGCGCTGAGCTCCCTCCCCGCGCGCCTGCGCGCCCCCGCGGCCcccgcgtcggcggcggcgaccgGCGGCCTGCGCCTCCTCAGCGACGGGAAGGGCCGCGTGCTCAGCGAGGAGGAGCGCGCCAAGGAGAGCGTCTACATCCAGGTCCAAACCCTGAACCGTTGACCATTTCCCCGATCCAGTCGTTACGGCTACG encodes:
- the LOC136473052 gene encoding uncharacterized protein — encoded protein: MYHPTRGGVRGGRDQFKWDDVKVDKHRENYLGHSVKAPVGRWQKGKDLFWYTRDKKSDTEDALKEEIRRVKEEEEQAMREALGLAPKRSNRPKGNRLDKHEYAELIKRGSTAEDLGAGHAEAAQVQGLGLYKAHRDEGESSSLNLDHPQMEPEQTDLPPAPNQEDSEDDRKGKRRRERDERRGEKERKRDKHGDGKERRRDKHERRHDSEDRSKRHRKDKQKRRHDSDSD
- the LOC136473053 gene encoding ATPase inhibitor, mitochondrial-like gives rise to the protein MAMRTALSSLPARLRAPAAPASAAATGGLRLLSDGKGRVLSEEERAKESVYIQKMEKERLEKLKKRLEQEKSGADKAKPADADKKAEGST